A single window of Jiangella alkaliphila DNA harbors:
- a CDS encoding helix-turn-helix domain-containing protein — MAHEVTAARVRQVIKESSLTQAQFAVKAGLDAPKMSKSLTGTRRFTSLELAQIAELGSVTVDWLLGAERQLPALAARAPGAASLEVMQVIDRARRLAQFRSDLAFLGYEQNVPELPRLPERRRLVDQGSYLANQALAYARAKGIEPHEVRDIADAIEDAFEIDVAILDLPDHFDGLAWSDPEAKLIVVAASEIPARQRFTLAHELEHILAGDDQALIIDENIDDPERKKHPSEMKANSFAASFLMPEDVIREAAAGGALTEESFAQLSVNLSVSPSSLAWRLHDLRIIDRRQHEIFRRITMARAADLVGSVGDLAEWIAVSSRSRVPGRLVRGTLDAYTEGKATIRPFANLIGADPSQIRLSIDEAGVPLP, encoded by the coding sequence ATGGCACACGAGGTGACGGCAGCGCGAGTGCGCCAGGTGATCAAAGAGAGCAGTCTGACCCAAGCACAGTTCGCGGTCAAGGCTGGTCTCGACGCACCCAAGATGTCGAAGTCTCTGACCGGTACCCGGCGCTTCACCTCCCTTGAACTCGCTCAGATTGCCGAGCTGGGCAGTGTGACGGTTGACTGGCTGCTTGGTGCTGAGCGTCAGCTGCCGGCCCTGGCGGCCAGGGCGCCCGGTGCGGCCTCGCTCGAGGTCATGCAGGTCATAGATCGGGCGCGGCGGCTTGCGCAATTTAGGTCCGATCTCGCGTTCCTGGGTTATGAGCAGAATGTTCCGGAACTGCCTAGACTCCCTGAGCGTCGGCGCCTTGTGGATCAGGGTTCATACCTCGCCAATCAGGCTCTAGCCTACGCCAGAGCCAAGGGGATAGAACCTCACGAGGTTCGCGATATCGCAGACGCGATCGAGGATGCATTCGAAATTGACGTCGCCATCTTGGATCTACCGGACCACTTTGACGGTCTCGCTTGGAGCGATCCGGAGGCGAAGCTTATTGTCGTTGCCGCTTCTGAGATCCCCGCGCGGCAAAGGTTCACGCTTGCTCACGAGCTGGAGCACATCCTTGCCGGCGACGACCAGGCGCTCATCATAGATGAGAACATCGACGATCCTGAGCGCAAAAAGCATCCGAGCGAGATGAAGGCGAATTCCTTCGCTGCTTCGTTCCTAATGCCGGAAGATGTGATACGCGAGGCGGCGGCTGGCGGAGCCCTGACGGAGGAATCATTCGCACAGCTCTCGGTGAACCTTTCTGTTTCCCCAAGTTCGCTCGCATGGCGCTTGCACGATCTTCGGATCATTGATAGGCGGCAGCATGAAATTTTCCGTCGCATCACCATGGCGCGCGCCGCCGATTTGGTTGGTTCGGTAGGCGACCTTGCGGAGTGGATCGCTGTTTCGTCTCGGAGTCGAGTTCCTGGCCGGCTGGTACGGGGAACGCTCGACGCCTACACTGAGGGTAAGGCAACCATTCGACCGTTCGCCAATCTCATCGGTGCTGATCCCAGCCAAATTAGGCTGAGCATCGATGAGGCTGGGGTTCCCTTGCCCTAG
- a CDS encoding helix-turn-helix domain-containing protein yields the protein MSSFQREREALGHRLRDLRIAAQLTGRALAQRAGGWPSSKVSKIEFGKQTPSVRDLELWASHCDAAEHLPELLGALLSLETHYQEHRRQFHAGMARHQRDFATMEAETRFIQNFESSCVSGLLQTPDYARCRLAEAVTYNGSPDDLDDAVAARMERQHVLYAPGKRFHIVMTEAALRYRLCPPAVMEGQLDRLVSASTMRRVRLGIIPFEATCPVMPVHGFWLFDEQLVRAETFTAELHITESSELQAYARIFNDLAGAAVYDAEVRELITGLMAQLPRAVP from the coding sequence ATGTCCAGCTTCCAGCGCGAGCGGGAGGCACTGGGCCACCGTCTCCGAGACCTTCGCATCGCGGCCCAGCTGACGGGGCGCGCCCTCGCGCAGCGCGCAGGTGGCTGGCCTTCAAGCAAGGTCTCCAAGATCGAGTTCGGCAAGCAAACGCCGTCCGTGCGTGACCTCGAACTCTGGGCCAGCCATTGCGATGCGGCCGAACACCTGCCCGAGCTCCTCGGCGCCCTACTCTCGCTCGAGACGCACTACCAAGAACACCGTCGGCAGTTCCATGCCGGCATGGCGAGGCATCAACGTGACTTCGCCACGATGGAGGCCGAAACGCGGTTTATCCAGAACTTCGAGAGTTCGTGCGTGTCGGGGCTCCTGCAAACGCCGGACTATGCCAGGTGCCGGCTTGCCGAAGCCGTCACCTACAACGGCTCTCCAGACGACCTGGATGACGCCGTCGCGGCGCGGATGGAGCGACAGCACGTGCTATACGCGCCGGGCAAACGCTTCCACATCGTCATGACCGAGGCTGCGCTTCGGTACCGGCTCTGTCCCCCCGCCGTCATGGAGGGCCAGCTCGACCGCCTGGTGTCAGCGTCGACGATGCGAAGGGTTCGATTAGGCATCATCCCGTTCGAAGCCACCTGCCCGGTGATGCCCGTGCACGGATTCTGGCTGTTCGACGAGCAGCTGGTGCGTGCCGAGACCTTCACCGCCGAACTCCACATCACGGAGTCCTCCGAGCTGCAGGCCTACGCCAGGATCTTCAACGACCTGGCCGGCGCAGCTGTCTACGACGCCGAGGTCCGAGAGCTGATCACTGGACTGATGGCGCAACTGCCACGAGCGGTGCCGTAG
- a CDS encoding YaaC family protein, with translation MARTWRDLGLPTRDEVWRDLRGMRALAPSRAAKSARRATFQTSLEQAQQFMEAAAGAGYATRALHLFYAISQGGRAIAAASERLPHTAEPPAGSNRAAKIVDWRLGGHGIKTSNTEAVHISETRIRFDGYGLPQGVALAIGVELPGAQGEFRLGDLWALLPEAHDVPLSAATIAALSFDGDLVRRRTSNGHDQATLNYVPRAVRDECGDDREKIREFLDHYPSLNGWAYPFSDGNPVGWSDSPERLYSGLPIYWKYPVEGTPEFDQLIAATKATAYRTPTDHWVFPKLGNMTTPMHPLLAWWTVLLALSILTRYEPSNWGRAINIDVSPEANAIEHILDIALDVLPAIILRGIHAAIET, from the coding sequence ATGGCCCGGACCTGGCGTGACCTTGGCCTGCCGACCCGTGACGAGGTCTGGCGTGACTTGCGTGGGATGCGCGCTCTCGCCCCCAGCAGGGCGGCAAAGTCAGCGCGCCGCGCAACGTTTCAGACTTCGCTGGAGCAGGCCCAACAGTTCATGGAGGCCGCAGCTGGAGCAGGCTACGCCACCCGAGCGCTCCACCTGTTCTACGCAATCTCCCAAGGCGGGCGCGCGATCGCGGCAGCCTCCGAACGACTCCCACACACAGCAGAACCCCCAGCGGGCAGCAACCGAGCCGCGAAGATTGTCGACTGGCGACTCGGTGGCCACGGCATCAAGACATCCAACACGGAGGCCGTTCACATCTCCGAGACCCGAATCAGATTCGACGGGTACGGTCTTCCTCAAGGTGTCGCTTTGGCGATCGGAGTCGAGCTTCCAGGCGCACAAGGTGAGTTCCGATTGGGCGACTTGTGGGCACTACTGCCGGAGGCTCATGACGTGCCGCTCAGCGCAGCAACTATTGCGGCGCTATCGTTTGACGGCGATCTTGTGCGGCGTCGCACGTCCAATGGACACGATCAGGCAACTCTTAACTATGTACCGCGCGCCGTACGTGACGAGTGTGGAGACGATCGCGAGAAGATTCGAGAATTCCTTGACCACTACCCGTCGCTGAACGGATGGGCGTATCCCTTTAGTGACGGGAATCCCGTCGGCTGGTCTGACAGCCCCGAACGCCTCTACAGCGGCCTGCCTATCTATTGGAAGTATCCCGTCGAGGGAACGCCCGAATTCGATCAGCTAATCGCCGCCACGAAGGCAACGGCATATCGCACGCCAACCGACCACTGGGTATTTCCGAAGCTCGGCAATATGACGACGCCGATGCACCCGCTGTTGGCCTGGTGGACAGTGCTGCTTGCCCTGTCGATACTAACCCGGTACGAGCCGAGCAACTGGGGCCGTGCCATCAACATCGACGTCTCGCCAGAAGCGAACGCGATCGAGCACATCCTCGATATCGCGCTCGACGTACTGCCGGCGATCATCCTTCGCGGAATCCACGCGGCCATCGAGACCTAG
- a CDS encoding TauD/TfdA family dioxygenase — MALTSALRDLVGTARADGWASGTASMLHLRFQASLLLLDPVTSRQGQDRQDVLHPITSADAPKRSLSAAYGRGAQPLHTDGAHLTAPPDIVILASTRRSTVATMLWRHDRSTAGALHDDLSHGLFTVDDGKTHFLAPAYARGRLRFDPGCMTPADSRARRVAAHFRDVLDSATSFNWTDPDQVLVIDNRTVLHARADAQSDPDRELQRLMFRIAESEHS; from the coding sequence ATGGCGCTGACGAGCGCGCTTCGCGACCTGGTGGGAACTGCTCGTGCCGATGGCTGGGCGTCGGGAACAGCATCGATGTTGCACCTGCGCTTTCAGGCGAGCTTGTTGTTGCTCGACCCGGTGACGAGCCGTCAGGGCCAAGACAGGCAGGACGTCCTGCATCCGATCACCTCAGCGGACGCCCCGAAGCGGTCCCTGAGTGCGGCCTACGGCCGCGGTGCGCAACCGCTCCACACCGATGGCGCGCACCTAACCGCTCCGCCGGATATCGTCATACTGGCCTCGACGCGACGAAGCACCGTTGCGACGATGCTCTGGCGGCACGACCGGTCAACCGCGGGCGCCCTTCATGATGATCTTTCCCACGGCCTGTTCACCGTTGACGACGGGAAGACCCACTTCCTGGCGCCGGCTTACGCTCGAGGCAGGCTTCGGTTCGACCCAGGTTGCATGACGCCTGCCGACTCACGTGCGCGCCGGGTCGCCGCACACTTCCGTGACGTCCTCGACTCGGCCACGTCGTTCAACTGGACTGACCCAGATCAGGTGCTGGTGATCGACAACCGCACCGTCCTCCACGCGCGAGCCGATGCGCAGTCCGATCCTGATCGAGAACTCCAACGCCTGATGTTTCGAATCGCGGAAAGCGAGCACTCGTGA
- a CDS encoding MFS transporter, producing the protein MTAPDTAVALDEAERQRVQRRTLTVVVVSQVLGGAGLAAGVTVGALLAQKMLGSDGVAGLPTALFTLGSALAAYLVGRFTQRWGRRIGLGAGFAAGGAGASGVVIAAATDNVPLLFAALFVYGAGTATNLQARYAGTDLAPPARRGTAISVAMVSTTLGAVAGPNLVEPLGDLATGLGIPALAGPFLLAAVAYSAAGAALFALLRPDPFLLARRQAAAEPVDAPAASTGPRPGGAAYVGATIMVLTQISMVAIMTMTPVHMRAHHHGLGEVGLVIGIHIGAMFLPSLVTGMLVDRIGRTPMAVASGLTLLLAGVTAAAAPGDSLGLLIVALALLGLGWNFGLIAGTALVVDATVPANRARTQGATDVLVALAGAGGGAISGVVMSASDYATLSLGGGALALVLIPVLFWAHRDQRTPAPAAG; encoded by the coding sequence GTGACTGCGCCGGACACCGCCGTCGCGCTCGACGAGGCCGAGCGGCAGCGGGTACAGCGGCGCACCCTGACCGTCGTCGTCGTCAGCCAAGTCCTCGGCGGCGCCGGCCTGGCCGCCGGGGTCACCGTCGGGGCGCTGCTGGCGCAGAAGATGCTCGGCTCCGACGGCGTCGCAGGGCTGCCGACCGCGCTGTTCACGCTCGGCTCCGCGCTCGCCGCGTACCTTGTCGGACGGTTCACCCAGCGGTGGGGCCGACGAATCGGCCTCGGCGCCGGGTTCGCCGCCGGCGGCGCCGGCGCGTCCGGCGTGGTCATCGCCGCTGCCACCGACAACGTGCCGCTGCTGTTCGCCGCGCTGTTCGTCTACGGCGCCGGCACCGCGACCAACCTGCAGGCCCGCTACGCCGGCACCGACCTCGCGCCGCCCGCGCGGCGCGGCACAGCGATCAGCGTCGCGATGGTCTCCACCACACTCGGCGCCGTCGCCGGCCCGAACCTCGTCGAACCACTGGGCGACCTCGCCACCGGTCTGGGCATCCCCGCGCTGGCCGGGCCGTTCCTGCTGGCCGCCGTCGCCTACTCCGCGGCCGGCGCCGCGCTGTTCGCCCTGCTGCGCCCCGACCCGTTTCTGCTCGCCCGCCGACAAGCGGCGGCAGAACCCGTCGACGCGCCCGCCGCTAGTACCGGGCCGCGACCCGGCGGCGCCGCCTACGTCGGCGCGACGATCATGGTGCTGACCCAGATCTCCATGGTCGCCATCATGACGATGACCCCGGTGCACATGCGCGCGCACCACCACGGCCTCGGCGAGGTCGGCCTCGTCATCGGCATCCATATCGGCGCGATGTTCCTGCCGTCACTGGTCACCGGCATGCTCGTGGACCGGATCGGACGCACACCGATGGCCGTCGCGTCCGGCCTGACCCTGCTGCTCGCCGGGGTGACCGCTGCGGCCGCGCCCGGCGACTCGCTCGGCCTGCTGATCGTCGCGCTCGCGCTGCTCGGACTCGGCTGGAACTTCGGGCTGATCGCCGGGACCGCCCTGGTCGTCGACGCCACCGTGCCGGCAAACAGAGCCCGCACCCAGGGCGCCACCGACGTGCTCGTTGCACTGGCCGGCGCCGGCGGCGGCGCCATATCCGGCGTGGTCATGTCCGCCTCGGACTACGCGACACTGTCCCTCGGCGGCGGCGCGCTCGCGCTGGTCCTCATCCCGGTACTGTTCTGGGCCCACCGCGACCAGCGCACACCAGCCCCGGCTGCCGGATGA
- a CDS encoding DUF6879 family protein, whose translation MTELLAGAAFRDLFDRYEHTAFRLETREQYVEDEEKEPLRKFLASEPAADAWFADWVEDIRAATAAGKRVERVRVVGEPFSDYTLFGMDLARLNVGAGEDIRYLTRDRANELSLPNEDFWLFDSRTLAILRFADDDRLLGVEVVDDPAQVVLRCQWRDLAWHHAIRWQDFRGRSSSSR comes from the coding sequence ATGACCGAACTCCTCGCCGGCGCCGCATTCCGCGACCTCTTCGACCGCTACGAGCACACAGCATTCCGGCTGGAGACGCGGGAGCAGTACGTCGAAGACGAGGAGAAGGAGCCTCTGCGCAAGTTCCTTGCGAGTGAACCCGCCGCCGACGCCTGGTTCGCCGACTGGGTGGAAGACATCCGGGCGGCTACCGCGGCCGGCAAACGGGTCGAACGGGTTCGCGTGGTCGGTGAGCCGTTCAGCGACTACACGCTCTTTGGGATGGACTTGGCAAGACTCAACGTCGGCGCCGGGGAGGACATCCGGTACCTCACCCGCGACCGTGCGAACGAGCTGTCGCTGCCGAACGAGGACTTCTGGCTCTTCGACTCCAGGACGCTGGCCATCCTCCGGTTCGCTGACGATGACCGGTTGCTCGGCGTGGAGGTCGTCGACGACCCAGCCCAAGTCGTGCTTCGCTGCCAGTGGCGCGACCTGGCCTGGCACCACGCGATTCGGTGGCAGGACTTTCGCGGAAGGTCATCCAGCAGCAGGTAA
- a CDS encoding MFS transporter, with translation MTRLPAPIQLGLRENAAQFTLLVAVNALVGGMVGQQQTVLPLLAETEFGLTGYPFIFAYVAAFGVTKAATNYAAGTLADRYGRKPVLVIGWLFAIPIPLLIIWAPAWEWVIAANILLGINQGLTWSTTVMMKIDLVGPRQRGLAMGLNEAAGYGAVAVTSVIAGHLAEQHGLRPAPFLLGLSYAALALLLTTTFVRETRDHVALEAASTPPSPASNRQIFADVTWREPALSSASQAGLVNNLNFGLSWGVFPLLFATGDLDIAQIGILVALYPAVWGAGQLATGWLSDRWGRKPLISGGMLLQAASLAVIALAADPTGWAAGTVLLGLGTAMVYPALLAAVGDVAHPAWRGRAIGIYRVWRDLGYAVGAVLGGLVADAINLTAAVWTAAALSLASGLIVAIRMYETHPRAELRPGHKGSTGT, from the coding sequence ATGACACGCCTACCCGCCCCGATACAGCTGGGCCTGCGCGAGAACGCCGCCCAGTTCACCCTCCTGGTCGCGGTCAACGCCCTGGTCGGCGGCATGGTCGGGCAACAGCAGACAGTGCTGCCTCTGCTGGCCGAGACCGAGTTCGGTCTCACCGGGTACCCGTTCATCTTCGCCTACGTGGCCGCCTTCGGCGTCACCAAAGCCGCCACCAACTACGCCGCCGGCACCCTGGCCGACCGCTACGGCCGCAAACCCGTCCTCGTGATCGGCTGGCTCTTCGCGATCCCGATACCACTGCTCATCATCTGGGCACCGGCCTGGGAATGGGTGATCGCCGCCAACATCCTCCTCGGCATCAACCAAGGCCTGACCTGGTCCACCACCGTCATGATGAAGATCGACCTCGTCGGGCCCCGCCAACGAGGCCTGGCCATGGGCCTGAACGAAGCCGCCGGATACGGAGCCGTCGCCGTCACCTCGGTGATCGCCGGACACCTCGCCGAACAGCACGGCCTGCGCCCGGCCCCGTTCCTGCTCGGCCTCAGCTACGCCGCCCTCGCGCTGCTGCTCACCACCACATTCGTCCGCGAGACCCGCGACCACGTAGCACTCGAAGCCGCTTCCACCCCGCCATCGCCGGCCAGCAATCGGCAGATCTTCGCCGACGTCACCTGGCGCGAACCCGCCCTCTCCTCCGCCAGCCAAGCCGGCCTCGTCAACAACCTCAACTTCGGCCTGTCATGGGGCGTGTTCCCCCTCCTATTCGCCACCGGCGACCTCGACATCGCCCAGATCGGCATCCTCGTCGCGCTCTACCCCGCCGTATGGGGAGCAGGCCAGCTCGCCACCGGATGGCTATCCGATCGATGGGGCCGCAAACCCCTCATCAGCGGCGGCATGCTCCTCCAGGCCGCGTCGCTCGCGGTCATCGCGCTTGCCGCCGACCCCACCGGTTGGGCCGCCGGCACCGTTCTGCTCGGGCTCGGCACGGCGATGGTCTACCCCGCGCTACTCGCCGCCGTCGGCGACGTCGCCCACCCCGCCTGGCGCGGCCGCGCCATCGGCATCTACCGAGTCTGGCGCGACCTCGGCTACGCCGTCGGAGCCGTCCTGGGCGGCCTCGTCGCCGACGCCATCAATCTCACCGCGGCCGTCTGGACCGCCGCCGCATTGTCCCTGGCCTCTGGGCTCATCGTCGCCATCCGCATGTATGAAACCCACCCCCGCGCCGAGCTGCGGCCCGGCCATAAAGGATCGACCGGCACCTGA
- a CDS encoding ArsR/SmtB family transcription factor, with amino-acid sequence MAATIRALAKTELYEAFAASGKALASGKRLELLDLLAQGERTVDGLAKVAGLNLTTASAHLQTLKQAGFVATRRDGVRIFYRLAGDDVAQLFALLRKVAEHHQAAVPAARDAYLGGPGTAELSRDELRARVAAADVVLLDVRPVEEYLAGHIPGAISIPVDQLAERITELPEHAETVVYCRGEYCVLAHDAVRLLTANDRRAIRLNDGMLEWRLADLPVDDGDRP; translated from the coding sequence GTGGCGGCGACCATCCGAGCACTGGCGAAGACCGAGCTGTACGAGGCGTTCGCGGCCAGCGGCAAAGCGCTGGCCAGCGGAAAACGACTGGAACTACTCGACCTGCTGGCGCAGGGCGAGCGCACCGTGGACGGGCTGGCGAAGGTGGCCGGGCTGAACCTGACGACGGCGTCGGCTCACCTGCAGACCCTCAAGCAGGCCGGGTTCGTCGCCACCCGCCGCGACGGCGTGCGCATCTTCTACCGGCTCGCCGGCGACGACGTCGCCCAGTTGTTCGCGCTGCTGCGCAAGGTCGCGGAGCACCATCAGGCCGCCGTCCCCGCCGCCCGCGATGCCTACCTCGGCGGTCCCGGCACCGCAGAACTCAGCCGCGACGAGCTGCGGGCCCGGGTCGCGGCCGCTGACGTCGTCCTGCTCGACGTGCGCCCGGTGGAGGAGTACCTGGCCGGGCACATCCCCGGCGCGATCTCCATCCCGGTCGACCAGCTCGCGGAGCGGATCACCGAGCTACCGGAGCACGCCGAGACGGTCGTGTACTGCCGAGGCGAATACTGCGTGCTCGCCCACGACGCCGTCCGCCTACTGACCGCGAACGACCGGCGGGCGATCCGCCTCAACGACGGCATGCTGGAGTGGCGCCTCGCCGACCTGCCCGTCGACGACGGCGACCGCCCGTGA
- a CDS encoding GNAT family N-acetyltransferase: MSDTYPLSLHGQRVSLREFTPDDLDTIAGIAGDDRVTTFLSFDSRTRDQASALLTGMLSSARTEPRAEFYLAIEPLAGPPAVGFIRLALTGVQAAKVGYAVAADHWGHGYATDAVQTVIRYAWDVLDLHRITAAIGPQNAASIAVVKRVGMEYEGHLRDHVFTNGAWRDSLLYSIIRQ; the protein is encoded by the coding sequence GTGAGCGACACGTATCCGCTGAGCCTGCACGGGCAGCGGGTCAGCCTGCGCGAGTTCACGCCGGACGACCTCGACACCATCGCCGGCATCGCCGGCGACGACCGCGTGACGACCTTCCTGTCCTTCGACAGCCGCACCCGCGACCAGGCGAGCGCGCTGCTGACCGGCATGCTCAGCAGCGCCAGGACGGAACCGCGCGCCGAGTTCTACCTCGCGATCGAACCGCTGGCCGGCCCGCCCGCCGTGGGCTTCATCCGGCTCGCCCTCACCGGCGTTCAAGCGGCGAAGGTCGGCTACGCCGTCGCGGCTGACCACTGGGGCCACGGCTACGCGACCGACGCGGTCCAGACCGTGATCCGCTACGCGTGGGATGTCCTCGACCTGCACCGGATCACGGCCGCGATCGGCCCGCAGAACGCCGCCTCCATCGCGGTCGTCAAACGCGTCGGCATGGAATACGAAGGGCACCTACGCGATCACGTCTTCACCAACGGCGCCTGGCGCGACTCCCTGCTGTACTCGATCATCCGCCAGTGA
- a CDS encoding DNA/RNA non-specific endonuclease, with the protein MTDRPIEHAVDGLHEVRDDAARGVAEVADHAKKAAERITRVVEGANVGSGTENPAADVADLGQAIQAALGHLGIELHSLLDGAADDLEELRRPAGSSAAAAAPAAVAAVPADTLPVVKVSTDAPERHPALSNPPPSSVIEVDETVRYTTDDRGRVIRTQAVLIETTPDQPRHKYAQTSLQDKLPGDHAGHIIARIFGGIGQRLNLVPMEGKLVNQGQYATLEGQWQEAVEAEKQVELDVRLYYNDQTRRPYKLVVFHTIDGKTEKTTIRNKPARKRSS; encoded by the coding sequence ATGACCGATCGGCCGATCGAGCACGCCGTCGACGGCCTGCACGAAGTGCGCGATGACGCCGCGCGCGGCGTGGCCGAGGTGGCGGACCACGCCAAGAAGGCCGCCGAGCGAATCACGCGCGTGGTCGAAGGGGCCAACGTCGGCAGCGGCACAGAGAACCCTGCCGCCGACGTGGCGGATCTCGGTCAAGCTATCCAGGCCGCACTGGGCCACCTCGGCATCGAACTACATTCCCTCCTCGACGGTGCTGCTGATGACCTCGAGGAGCTGCGCCGCCCCGCCGGCAGCTCGGCAGCTGCTGCCGCGCCGGCTGCGGTCGCTGCGGTGCCCGCCGACACGCTTCCCGTCGTTAAGGTCTCGACCGATGCTCCCGAACGGCACCCGGCGCTCAGCAACCCGCCGCCGTCGAGCGTCATCGAGGTCGACGAGACCGTGCGCTACACCACCGACGACCGCGGCCGGGTCATCCGCACCCAAGCCGTCCTGATCGAAACCACGCCCGATCAGCCACGCCACAAGTACGCCCAGACGAGCTTGCAGGACAAGCTTCCCGGTGATCATGCCGGGCACATCATCGCCCGAATCTTCGGCGGCATTGGCCAGCGCCTCAACCTCGTGCCCATGGAAGGCAAGCTCGTCAACCAGGGCCAGTACGCCACACTCGAGGGCCAGTGGCAGGAGGCCGTCGAAGCCGAGAAGCAAGTCGAACTCGACGTCCGCCTGTACTACAACGATCAGACCCGCCGGCCGTACAAGTTGGTGGTTTTCCACACCATCGACGGCAAGACCGAGAAGACCACCATCCGGAACAAGCCAGCCCGCAAGAGGTCATCGTGA
- a CDS encoding antitoxin YezG family protein has product MNLETTKALLNEIGKAMVRSSPDGWRTITLKVTAAANMMTSALDVELSDGSHDTSAAIDSDGDDALDELRDALYQEDTGTWYNATFIVSEGGDLDYTYDYDNPPYGGMADDPTNTGSAARELLLYDHEMFPRDDANLPIWHPARLAHSD; this is encoded by the coding sequence GTGAACCTGGAAACCACCAAGGCGCTGCTCAACGAGATCGGCAAGGCCATGGTCCGGTCCAGCCCCGACGGCTGGCGGACCATCACGCTCAAGGTCACCGCGGCCGCCAACATGATGACGAGTGCGCTCGACGTAGAACTGAGCGACGGCAGCCACGACACCAGCGCGGCGATCGACAGTGACGGCGATGACGCCCTCGACGAGTTGCGCGACGCGCTGTACCAGGAGGACACGGGCACCTGGTACAACGCGACCTTCATCGTCAGCGAGGGCGGCGACCTCGACTACACGTACGACTACGACAACCCGCCCTACGGCGGCATGGCCGACGACCCCACGAACACCGGCAGCGCCGCTCGCGAACTGCTGCTGTACGACCACGAGATGTTCCCGCGTGATGATGCGAACCTACCGATTTGGCATCCGGCGAGACTGGCCCACTCCGACTGA